The proteins below come from a single Sorghum bicolor cultivar BTx623 chromosome 4, Sorghum_bicolor_NCBIv3, whole genome shotgun sequence genomic window:
- the LOC8077759 gene encoding E3 ubiquitin-protein ligase SINAT5, with protein sequence MELDSIECVSYSDGMEDDDDTAAVTSSQLPRPFLKSSSTAGTAAAAVNVVVVSDRTGAAGPVAGAGPLVISPATGVHELLECPVCTNSMYPPIHQCQNGHTLCSTCKTRVHNRCPTCRQELGDIRCLALEKVAESLELPCKYYSLGCPEVFPYYSKLKHESQCNFRPYNCPYAGSECSVVGDIPFLVAHLRDDHKVDMHSGCTFNHRYVKSNPREVENATWMLTVFHCFGQYFCLHFEAFQLGMAPVYMAFLRFMGDENDARNYSYSLEVGANGRKMIWEGTPRSIRDSHRKVRDSHDGLIIQRNMALFFSGGDRKELKLRVTGRIWKEQQNPDSGACIPNLFS encoded by the exons ATGGAGCTGGACAGCATCGAGTGCGTGTCCTACTCCGACGGCATGGAGGATGACGACGACACCGCCGCCGTCACCTCGTCCCAGCTCCCCCGCCCCTTCCTCAAATCCTCCTCCACCGCCggtaccgccgccgccgccgtcaacgTGGTCGTCGTCTCCGACCGCACTGGTGCCGCCGGGCCGGTAGCGGGGGCGGGGCCGCTGGTGATATCGCCGGCCACGGGCGTACACGAGCTGCTCGAGTGCCCCGTCTGCACCAACTCCATGTACCCACCCATCCACCAG TGCCAAAATGGTCATACTCTGTGTTCGACCTGCAAAACTCGGGTGCACAACCGCTGCCCAACTTGTCGACAAGAGCTCGGTGACATCAGGTGTCTGGCATTAGAAAAAGTGGCTGAATCACTTGAGCTCCCCTGCAAATACTACTCTCTTGGATGTCCAGAAGTCTTTCCATACTACAGCAAACTCAAGCATGAGTCACAGTGTAATTTTAGGCCATACAACTGCCCATATGCTGGTTCTGAATGCTCAGTTGTTGGGGATATTCCTTTTCTTGTGGCACATCTACGAGATGATCATAAAGTGGATATGCACTCTGGATGTACATTTAATCACCGCTATGTCAAGTCCAACCCAAGAGAGGTCGAAAATGCAACCTGGATGCTAACT GTTTTTCATTGTTTTGGGCAGTACTTTTGCTTGCACTTCGAGGCATTTCAGCTTGGAATGGCACCAGTGTACATGGCTTTCCTCCGGTTTATGGGTGATGAAAATGATGCTAGGAACTACAGCTATAGCCTAGAGGTTGGTGCAAATGGCAGGAAGATGATATGGGAGGGAACTCCCCGCAGCATCAGGGACAGCCACCGGAAGGTTAGGGACAGCCATGATGGCCTAATAATTCAGCGCAACATGGCTCTCTTCTTCTCAGGTGGAGATAGGAAAGAGCTGAAACTGCGGGTCACAGGCCGTATCTGGAAGGAGCAGCAGAATCCTGATTCAGGAGCCTGCATTCCCAATTTGTTCAGCTGA